The genome window CAGGCCTCGGCGCGGATATGATCGGCCTGGAATATGACTTCGAGCGCGCCGCCGATGCGCGGGTCAATTCGGAGAAGATCATCAACGCTGCCGGGGAATTCCTCCCGCTTCCATCTTCGACGTTCGACCTGATCCTCAGCCACGAAGTGATCGAACACGTACAGGATGACCGCTCCGCGATCGAAGAGATCGTCCGTGTTCTCAAGGCGGGTGGGCGTGCCATCATCTTCTGTCCGAACCGCGGATATCCCTTCGAGACCCACGGCATCTTTTGGAAGGGAAAATATTATTTCGGCAACAAGCTGTTCGTGAATTATCTGCCGCGTAACCTGCGCGACAGACTTGCCCCGCATGTGCGCGTGTATTCCCGCCGCGAGGTGCAAACGTTGTTTGACGGCTTGCCTGTCAAATTTATCGAACGTACGATCATCTTTGGCGCGTACGATAATCTCATCACAAGGTTTGGAATATTTGGGAAATTTTTGCGGGCGGTCTTGCAGTTTTTGGAAAAGACGCCGTTGAAGTCGTTTGGCCTGTCCCATTTCTGGGTGGTGGAGAGGATGTAAAAAAATCCGAGGTCTTGAAGACCTCGGATTTTTTTATTCGCCCTCGTCGCTCGCCGCACCCGGCTGTTCCACCCGCACCACCTCACCATGGTAATTGATGATCACCTTGAAGCCCATCATGCCCAGGTAGGCACGCATATCTTCAGGGAGGCCGGTCTGCAGGATCGCATCGAACTGCTTGTCGATATTTTTTAAC of Anaerolineales bacterium contains these proteins:
- a CDS encoding class I SAM-dependent methyltransferase, which produces MPKAALRGEPSHVWRAGQQRRLEMISRFAGERIHGKVLENGCGVGMYVEKLAGLGADMIGLEYDFERAADARVNSEKIINAAGEFLPLPSSTFDLILSHEVIEHVQDDRSAIEEIVRVLKAGGRAIIFCPNRGYPFETHGIFWKGKYYFGNKLFVNYLPRNLRDRLAPHVRVYSRREVQTLFDGLPVKFIERTIIFGAYDNLITRFGIFGKFLRAVLQFLEKTPLKSFGLSHFWVVERM